A single window of Martelella sp. NC20 DNA harbors:
- a CDS encoding LysR substrate-binding domain-containing protein produces MSTTNPASLQGIRLRHIRCFLEIASERNISRAAANLGTAQPALSRSLRELEDLLGSPLFDRSRDGLTLTDAGQTFHMHVLRGMHEIAEGVGRVRTKDRKPALVIGAMPSVVRTLLPGWIAEFKKRHGDTSVRIITGSNADIMDKLRANEIEMAIGVGVDSQSMKGIRFERLFNEELVFAVTQNHPLRQIKSPGFDDLDRYPVIIPLPRSTIREDIDNYLASIGAGAFSNTIETASVEFACEYARENNAIVVFPVSALKPELESGRFTALFFANIRLISPIGLAFPRERETGDMAIALAEIIRDQASRTQNDRVTISKKV; encoded by the coding sequence ATGTCGACAACCAACCCGGCCAGTCTGCAGGGCATCCGTCTGCGCCACATCCGCTGTTTTCTGGAGATCGCAAGCGAACGCAATATCTCGCGCGCAGCCGCCAACCTCGGGACCGCGCAGCCGGCGCTCTCGCGATCGCTTCGTGAACTGGAGGATCTGCTGGGCAGCCCGCTTTTCGACCGTTCGCGCGACGGGTTGACCCTGACGGATGCGGGACAGACGTTTCACATGCACGTTTTGCGGGGCATGCATGAGATCGCCGAGGGCGTCGGCAGAGTGCGCACCAAGGACAGAAAGCCCGCGCTCGTCATCGGCGCGATGCCGAGCGTGGTGCGGACGCTGCTGCCCGGCTGGATCGCCGAATTCAAGAAACGTCATGGCGACACGAGCGTCAGGATCATAACCGGCTCGAATGCCGATATCATGGACAAGCTGCGCGCAAACGAAATCGAGATGGCGATCGGCGTCGGCGTCGACAGCCAGTCGATGAAGGGTATCCGTTTTGAACGACTGTTCAACGAGGAACTGGTCTTCGCCGTCACGCAAAACCATCCCCTCCGTCAGATAAAGTCGCCCGGTTTCGACGACCTCGACCGCTATCCCGTTATCATCCCCCTCCCCCGCTCGACGATCCGCGAGGACATCGACAATTATCTGGCCTCGATCGGCGCCGGCGCTTTCTCCAACACCATCGAAACAGCCTCGGTGGAGTTCGCTTGCGAATATGCGCGCGAAAATAACGCCATTGTTGTCTTCCCCGTCAGTGCGCTCAAGCCGGAACTCGAATCCGGACGGTTCACCGCTTTGTTCTTCGCCAATATCCGCCTGATCAGCCCCATCGGGCTGGCTTTTCCCCGCGAACGCGAGACCGGCGACATGGCCATCGCCCTCGCCGAGATCATCCGTGACCAAGCGAGCCGAACTCAGAACGACAGAGTCACCATATCAAAAAAAGTATAG
- a CDS encoding HpcH/HpaI aldolase family protein: MSVTAPRNAFKRRLLSGETVYGLWMMSASPVLSEAASLLGYDWMLMDSEHSAIDIGGLQPLLQAAAAGPTALLARPAWNDPVLIKRVLDIGAQTLVLPFVQTAEEARQAVASTRYPPEGRRGVSAATRAGRFGQAADYFAVANDEICVLVQVETREAIEAIDDIAAVEGVDGVFIGPSDLAASLGHIGNPGHEEVQAVLRSALGRIVAAGKVPGILAAGGAAARLYAEWGYRFVGVTSDIGVFCAGAKAALGEAKAG; encoded by the coding sequence ATGTCCGTGACCGCGCCCCGCAATGCCTTCAAGCGCCGCCTGCTCTCCGGAGAGACGGTTTATGGCCTCTGGATGATGTCCGCGAGCCCGGTGCTCTCGGAAGCGGCCTCGCTTCTCGGCTATGACTGGATGCTGATGGACAGCGAGCATTCCGCCATCGATATCGGCGGTCTGCAGCCGCTGCTTCAGGCTGCGGCCGCCGGGCCAACCGCGCTTTTGGCACGCCCTGCCTGGAACGACCCGGTGCTGATCAAGCGGGTGCTCGACATCGGCGCGCAAACGCTGGTCCTGCCCTTCGTGCAAACGGCGGAGGAAGCCCGGCAGGCGGTGGCCTCCACCCGCTATCCGCCGGAAGGCCGGCGCGGCGTCTCCGCAGCGACGCGCGCGGGGCGGTTTGGGCAGGCAGCCGACTATTTCGCTGTCGCCAATGACGAAATCTGTGTTCTGGTACAGGTCGAGACCCGTGAAGCGATTGAGGCGATCGACGACATAGCGGCGGTCGAGGGCGTAGACGGCGTCTTCATCGGCCCTTCCGATCTTGCGGCATCTCTCGGCCATATCGGCAATCCCGGACATGAGGAGGTCCAGGCTGTGCTCAGATCGGCGCTCGGGCGCATCGTCGCTGCCGGCAAGGTGCCCGGCATTCTTGCGGCCGGCGGAGCGGCAGCGCGGCTTTATGCCGAATGGGGCTATCGCTTCGTCGGCGTCACCAGCGATATCGGCGTTTTCTGCGCCGGAGCCAAGGCTGCGCTCGGTGAAGCGAAGGCCGGGTGA
- a CDS encoding flavin reductase family protein, producing the protein MEELDSEAIGLQFRATMRKYPAAVTIITANDGIRDHGMTATAVTSVSMDPPSMMACLNNRTLLHTMLLNQPYFAVNVLSVSHPEVSEAFSGKVAPEERFSTGGWVRDPKNMLILPTAHATVICSRVAAVPFGTHTIFVGRVLRAHVDEETRPLLYQDAAYHTSLPAL; encoded by the coding sequence ATGGAAGAACTCGACAGCGAAGCAATCGGCCTGCAGTTCCGCGCCACCATGCGCAAATACCCGGCTGCCGTAACCATCATCACGGCCAATGACGGCATTCGCGATCATGGCATGACGGCGACCGCGGTGACCTCGGTCTCGATGGACCCGCCGTCGATGATGGCATGCCTCAACAACCGCACGCTTCTGCACACGATGTTGCTGAACCAACCCTATTTTGCCGTCAATGTCCTGAGTGTCAGTCACCCGGAGGTCTCCGAGGCCTTTTCGGGCAAGGTCGCGCCGGAAGAGCGGTTTTCGACCGGCGGCTGGGTTCGCGACCCGAAAAACATGCTGATCCTCCCGACGGCCCATGCCACCGTGATCTGCTCACGCGTCGCGGCCGTTCCCTTCGGCACCCACACGATCTTCGTCGGTCGGGTGCTGCGCGCCCATGTGGACGAGGAAACGCGGCCGCTGCTCTATCAGGATGCAGCCTATCACACCTCGCTGCCGGCGCTGTGA